In Rahnella aquatilis CIP 78.65 = ATCC 33071, one DNA window encodes the following:
- a CDS encoding carboxymuconolactone decarboxylase family protein, protein MSTTSSQTQTLDSMSRLTPKFAELTEQVLFGDLWKRNELPARDRSLITVAALIALSRVEQLPFHLDLAVSNGVTHAELAEVITHLAFYAGWPAAASALTRFAALNGQ, encoded by the coding sequence ATGAGCACGACCTCTTCCCAAACGCAGACACTGGATAGCATGTCGCGTCTGACGCCCAAATTTGCAGAACTGACGGAACAGGTGCTGTTCGGCGATCTGTGGAAACGAAACGAACTGCCTGCGCGTGACCGCAGCCTGATCACTGTTGCCGCACTGATTGCCCTCAGTCGCGTTGAACAACTGCCTTTTCATCTGGATCTGGCGGTCAGCAACGGTGTCACGCATGCCGAGCTTGCGGAAGTGATCACCCATCTGGCGTTTTATGCCGGATGGCCCGCCGCCGCGTCTGCCCTGACCCGCTTCGCCGCTCTCAATGGTCAGTAA